A region from the Ichthyobacterium seriolicida genome encodes:
- a CDS encoding outer membrane beta-barrel protein — translation MRKILISLLSISSFIGYAQKFEIRGKILDSITKKPIEYSTVYMESAKDSTQIDYGISDENGFFSLNSNGYSEILFIVSSMGYKMYKRTIKPDKSAYDIGEILLEVEEKEFPTIELIEKKLPVIIKKDTIEFNSDSFKTKIGANVKDLLKKIPGIEISKNGTISIDGKEITEVLVNGKSFFGKDGKVAIERLNKEDVESIQFSNAKTEKEKFVGEQGNPDKKTMNIELKEDKDGDFLTDLYGEYGINNIYSANAMINYFDKKQNVSLFGGKSNFVFRDDGELGLSYSANDWKYVKDFSVSYFLLKENQDIIRESKRNNFLPNGNYFSKKNTVDKNDNNFNNIHTQLTFEVDSTTQVNLSVGLNLSKKYVALKSTEEFSVNNLSELLNGSEVNKNSQGYNMGINNKVGITKRFGKSNGYINLLLNQQYSLSKSDDKLNSKSGNTTSNDIEIMRQKINDNGEKNNLTAKIEYNYPFKQDVFHLILSHKISRITNNSIKNTYNFNDHTNEYMSKLDPKLSYDFRTKNLVQNPEIGLKYNNATDKIKINISMGLDRVLVKNEDKLNTSLDIEKVFNDLALSSSIDIGDFFLFYFIANVIPSIDKINPVPNMDDPMNIKIGNPNLKSTNNHNINISYRYRELNKNKQNLFYTSVNATIRRNSIIAKTTTYENLKRKKTFVNVDGDYSLGFSLRYSYKINPFDIGLMMNLSLDKSYSFSNDVEFYTFTIRPSPGIILSYKSDFLEIFSRYNIGMNNATYSIEKFQDNFFLTQNVSLDILAYIYESISIDNNLSYNHNPYVNEGFQRSSILYNASLDYKISNWTITFKAYDIFNQNENVKRVVENDYIEDIKSNDIEQYFTIGLALKF, via the coding sequence ATGCGAAAAATACTCATATCACTATTGTCTATAAGTTCTTTTATAGGCTATGCTCAAAAATTTGAAATAAGAGGTAAAATTTTAGATAGTATAACTAAAAAACCTATAGAATATTCTACCGTATATATGGAATCAGCTAAAGATTCAACTCAGATAGATTACGGTATTTCTGATGAAAATGGTTTTTTTTCTCTCAATTCAAATGGTTATAGTGAAATACTTTTTATTGTATCTTCTATGGGATACAAGATGTATAAAAGAACTATTAAACCAGATAAATCAGCATACGATATAGGAGAAATACTTTTAGAGGTAGAGGAAAAAGAATTCCCGACAATAGAGCTAATAGAAAAAAAGCTACCCGTAATTATAAAAAAAGACACTATAGAGTTTAATTCTGATTCTTTTAAAACTAAGATTGGAGCTAATGTAAAAGATTTATTGAAAAAAATTCCTGGAATAGAAATAAGTAAGAACGGAACTATTTCTATAGATGGAAAAGAAATTACAGAAGTATTAGTAAATGGAAAATCATTCTTTGGTAAAGATGGGAAAGTAGCCATTGAAAGATTAAATAAAGAAGATGTAGAATCTATACAGTTTAGCAATGCTAAAACAGAAAAAGAAAAATTTGTTGGAGAGCAAGGTAATCCAGATAAAAAAACTATGAATATAGAATTAAAAGAAGATAAGGACGGTGATTTTTTAACTGATCTTTATGGGGAATATGGAATAAATAATATCTATTCTGCAAATGCCATGATTAATTATTTCGATAAAAAACAAAATGTTAGTCTTTTTGGTGGTAAAAGCAATTTTGTATTTAGGGATGATGGAGAATTAGGATTATCATATTCTGCTAATGATTGGAAATATGTCAAAGATTTTTCTGTGTCATATTTTCTTTTAAAAGAAAACCAAGATATAATAAGAGAATCAAAGCGTAATAATTTTTTACCTAATGGCAATTATTTTTCAAAAAAAAATACTGTTGATAAAAATGACAATAATTTTAATAACATACATACTCAATTAACTTTTGAAGTAGATTCTACCACACAAGTAAATTTGTCTGTTGGCCTTAATTTATCCAAAAAATATGTTGCACTTAAAAGTACAGAGGAGTTTAGCGTTAATAATCTAAGTGAATTGTTAAATGGTTCTGAGGTGAACAAGAACTCTCAAGGTTATAATATGGGAATAAACAATAAAGTAGGAATAACTAAGAGATTTGGCAAAAGTAATGGATATATAAACTTGTTGTTAAATCAACAATACTCTCTGAGTAAATCAGATGATAAACTTAATTCTAAGTCGGGAAATACAACGAGTAATGACATAGAAATAATGCGACAAAAAATAAATGATAATGGTGAAAAAAATAATTTAACAGCTAAAATAGAATATAATTATCCCTTTAAACAAGATGTATTCCATTTAATTCTCAGTCATAAGATCTCTAGAATCACTAATAATAGTATTAAGAATACGTATAATTTCAATGATCATACAAATGAATATATGTCAAAATTAGATCCCAAACTGAGCTATGACTTTAGAACTAAAAACCTAGTGCAGAATCCTGAGATAGGATTAAAATACAATAATGCGACCGATAAAATAAAGATTAATATTTCTATGGGATTAGATAGAGTTTTAGTAAAAAATGAAGACAAACTAAATACTTCTTTAGATATTGAAAAAGTTTTTAACGACTTAGCTTTAAGCTCTTCTATAGATATAGGTGATTTTTTTCTTTTTTACTTTATTGCGAATGTAATTCCCAGTATAGATAAAATTAATCCCGTACCAAATATGGATGATCCAATGAATATAAAAATAGGAAATCCTAATCTAAAAAGTACCAATAACCACAACATTAATATTTCCTACAGATATAGGGAGCTTAATAAGAATAAACAAAACCTCTTTTATACTTCTGTAAATGCTACTATTAGACGAAATAGTATCATAGCTAAAACTACGACTTATGAAAATTTAAAACGAAAAAAAACTTTTGTCAATGTAGATGGAGATTACAGCTTGGGTTTTTCTCTTAGATATTCTTACAAAATAAATCCATTTGATATAGGCTTAATGATGAATTTGTCCTTAGATAAGAGTTATAGCTTTAGTAATGATGTTGAATTCTATACATTTACTATAAGGCCTTCTCCAGGAATTATATTATCTTATAAGAGTGATTTTTTAGAGATATTTTCTAGATATAATATAGGAATGAATAATGCGACTTATAGTATAGAAAAATTTCAGGATAATTTCTTTTTAACACAAAATGTATCACTAGATATATTGGCTTACATATATGAAAGCATATCTATAGATAATAATTTATCATATAATCACAATCCTTATGTAAATGAAGGATTCCAAAGAAGTTCAATTCTATATAACGCTAGTTTAGATTACAAAATAAGTAATTGGACTATTACATTTAAAGCTTATGATATTTTTAATCAAAATGAAAATGTCAAAAGAGTAGTAGAAAATGATTACATAGAAGATATTAAATCTAATGATATAGAACAATACTTTACTATAGGTCTTGCCTTAAAATTCTAA